Proteins encoded by one window of Rubinisphaera margarita:
- a CDS encoding patatin-like phospholipase family protein, translated as MTESRKITLALGGGGARGLAHIGVVQALTDAGYTVQRIVGVSMGSLVGALFASGLDYSRVRQRAVHYLLSERFQIHQRSLFGLQGDPAEREMLGYFSWYVRIEQFLKAHSLFRRVLMQPGMLPGVLLDDVVENLVDDVNIEQLPIPLSIVAVDLVSGHQVVIESGSLRDAVKGSSSLPGIFPPVPFGDLLLCDTGTFCALPARIAQSYAEAPVIAVEVNTEIVPGARPKTALEVLIRVDEIGENYWRKHVRHQADVLIRPNVAHVPWYDFSSAVRLIELGYQATILQMEEIHRVFR; from the coding sequence ATGACTGAGAGCCGCAAGATCACACTGGCGTTGGGCGGAGGCGGAGCCCGCGGACTGGCCCACATTGGCGTTGTCCAGGCACTTACCGATGCCGGATACACCGTCCAGCGAATTGTCGGTGTGAGTATGGGCAGTCTGGTGGGAGCCCTGTTCGCCAGTGGTCTCGATTACAGTCGCGTCCGACAGCGAGCGGTCCACTATCTTCTTTCCGAACGATTCCAGATCCATCAGCGAAGTCTGTTCGGACTGCAGGGAGATCCTGCGGAGCGAGAAATGCTGGGGTATTTCTCCTGGTACGTGCGAATCGAGCAGTTCTTGAAGGCCCACAGCCTCTTTCGGCGCGTGCTGATGCAACCGGGCATGCTGCCGGGCGTTCTCCTGGACGATGTCGTCGAGAATCTGGTCGACGACGTGAATATCGAACAGTTGCCGATCCCGCTCTCAATCGTAGCCGTCGATCTGGTCAGCGGGCATCAGGTTGTCATCGAGAGTGGCTCGCTGCGCGATGCAGTGAAGGGCTCGTCCTCGCTGCCGGGGATTTTTCCGCCAGTGCCGTTCGGCGATTTGCTGCTTTGCGATACCGGAACTTTCTGCGCTCTTCCCGCCCGGATTGCTCAGTCTTACGCCGAAGCCCCGGTCATTGCCGTCGAGGTGAATACCGAAATCGTCCCCGGAGCGCGGCCAAAGACGGCACTCGAAGTCTTGATTCGCGTCGATGAAATTGGGGAAAACTACTGGCGAAAGCACGTTCGTCACCAGGCCGATGTGCTCATCCGTCCGAATGTCGCTCACGTCCCGTGGTACGATTTTTCTTCTGCGGTGCGGCTGATCGAACTTGGCTATCAGGCGACGATCCTGCAGATGGAAGAGATCCACCGCGTCTTCCGTTGA
- a CDS encoding DUF4332 domain-containing protein, with amino-acid sequence MSLYYRTIYAWKCKGTHHKLAMEALRLLTHGQSEQWRDLFLKNVEGYLTGSKDPDKKFRDFRNHVLHVEDNNWGGAIAATQEWYSKARQHFADRQWSAGVYSAGVMSHYLTDVFCPLHTGQTVEENRIHRACEWSVSCSYDSLVDLLEDELDGFPTVTLADNDSWLADLVLQGAKESHQVYHKIVAEYDFDKGVKDPPAGLNEELGKQFAVILGRAASALAATLDRCFQECRQSPPSVMLSLHAALGQASIPVFWITKNMEDSAERAVVEKIYQELKRTGEVVHSLPEENRIVAELVETYRNGEEESEPVESSAKPRVKVAAPKKQKTKTQVSETEPEPVADPFEEDAAAFGAKPAMNIQVDDDSSEVPDERQDEVTYLAPDSPIVDAPSIGPKTASRFRKISINTVDDLLNTEPETIVNRLNTRWINLELVISWQQQAQLMCQVPGLRAHDVQLLTGVGVESVYDLCSTTVDDLLPLVQEYAVSPEGQRVIRSGKVPDHTEVSEWIQSAQWGQQSDAA; translated from the coding sequence ATGTCGCTTTATTACCGGACAATTTACGCCTGGAAGTGCAAAGGCACGCACCACAAGCTGGCCATGGAAGCCTTGCGGCTGCTCACCCACGGTCAGTCCGAGCAGTGGCGGGATCTGTTTCTCAAGAACGTGGAAGGGTACCTGACCGGATCAAAGGATCCGGACAAGAAGTTCCGTGATTTTCGAAATCACGTTCTGCACGTCGAAGACAACAACTGGGGTGGCGCCATCGCCGCGACTCAGGAGTGGTACTCGAAAGCTCGCCAGCACTTCGCCGACCGGCAATGGTCAGCCGGGGTTTACTCCGCCGGAGTGATGAGTCACTACCTGACCGATGTCTTTTGTCCGCTGCACACCGGCCAGACGGTGGAAGAAAACCGGATTCACCGTGCCTGCGAATGGAGCGTAAGCTGCAGCTACGACTCGCTTGTCGATCTGCTCGAAGATGAACTGGATGGTTTCCCGACAGTCACGCTGGCCGACAACGACAGCTGGCTGGCAGATCTCGTACTGCAGGGGGCAAAGGAGTCTCATCAGGTTTACCACAAAATCGTGGCCGAATATGACTTTGATAAAGGCGTGAAAGATCCCCCGGCGGGATTGAACGAAGAACTCGGCAAGCAGTTTGCCGTGATTCTGGGACGTGCCGCCTCCGCACTCGCTGCGACGCTTGACCGATGTTTTCAGGAGTGCCGACAGTCTCCTCCTTCCGTAATGCTGTCGCTCCATGCCGCCCTCGGTCAGGCCTCGATCCCTGTCTTCTGGATCACAAAGAACATGGAGGACAGTGCGGAAAGAGCCGTCGTCGAGAAAATTTATCAGGAGTTGAAGCGGACCGGCGAAGTCGTTCATTCGCTGCCGGAAGAGAATCGTATCGTCGCCGAACTCGTAGAAACGTATCGCAATGGCGAAGAAGAATCCGAGCCTGTTGAGAGCTCAGCCAAACCGCGCGTAAAAGTCGCGGCTCCGAAAAAGCAGAAGACTAAAACGCAAGTTTCTGAGACGGAGCCCGAACCGGTTGCTGATCCATTTGAGGAAGACGCTGCAGCCTTCGGTGCCAAGCCGGCTATGAATATTCAAGTGGATGACGACTCATCCGAGGTTCCCGACGAACGCCAGGATGAAGTGACGTATCTGGCCCCGGACTCGCCAATTGTTGACGCACCCTCCATCGGCCCGAAGACGGCTTCCCGATTTCGCAAGATCTCGATCAATACTGTCGATGATCTGCTGAATACCGAGCCGGAGACGATCGTCAACCGGCTCAATACGCGGTGGATCAACCTTGAGCTCGTGATCTCCTGGCAGCAGCAGGCCCAGCTGATGTGTCAGGTGCCGGGGCTCAGAGCACACGATGTGCAACTGCTGACCGGGGTGGGCGTCGAATCAGTTTACGACCTCTGCTCCACAACCGTGGACGACCTGCTGCCACTGGTGCAGGAATATGCAGTCTCTCCCGAAGGACAGCGAGTGATCCGCAGCGGCAAGGTCCCCGATCACACGGAAGTCTCGGAGTGGATTCAGAGTGCGCAGTGGGGCCAGCAAAGCGACGCCGCCTGA
- a CDS encoding peroxiredoxin, with the protein MTAQIGQPAPEFEVQAYHRDKDNTDGQFSTIKLSDFSGKWVCLFFYPLDFTFVCPTEIVAFNDALGEFEDRDCVVLTGSTDSAYSHKGWCDSHGDLAKLKYPMLADTNHNLSRAYGVLHPEKGIAYRGIFLIDPHGVLRYVAIHDLSVGRNVEEILRVLDALQTDKLCPCNWKKGEETIN; encoded by the coding sequence ATGACGGCTCAAATTGGTCAACCGGCACCGGAGTTCGAAGTCCAGGCGTATCACCGGGACAAGGACAACACCGATGGTCAGTTCAGCACGATTAAACTGTCCGACTTCAGCGGCAAGTGGGTCTGCCTCTTCTTCTACCCGCTCGACTTCACCTTTGTCTGCCCGACTGAAATCGTGGCCTTCAACGATGCTCTCGGCGAATTCGAAGACCGCGACTGCGTCGTGCTGACCGGCAGCACCGACAGCGCTTACAGCCACAAGGGCTGGTGCGACAGTCACGGCGATCTGGCCAAATTGAAGTATCCGATGCTGGCTGACACGAATCACAACCTGTCCCGCGCCTACGGTGTTCTGCACCCGGAAAAGGGCATCGCTTACCGCGGGATCTTCCTGATCGATCCGCACGGCGTGCTCCGCTACGTCGCCATCCACGATCTGAGCGTGGGCCGCAATGTCGAAGAAATCCTGCGAGTGCTCGACGCTCTGCAGACCGACAAGCTCTGCCCCTGCAACTGGAAGAAGGGCGAAGAAACGATCAACTAG
- a CDS encoding amylo-alpha-1,6-glucosidase encodes MDDVIQIDDEWYYAASSQRADSRSQVLKHGDTFVVLDLLGDIARTGLGEQGLYHNGTRHLSHWEVLIDDRRPMLLNSTMKEDNSVLVVELTTPDVHHGEELVLPKGHLSASRSMVVDGSSLYEHLQLTNYSMQELELDIVYQFGADYRDIFEVRGVKRSKRGELLPCQVDTNAITLKYRGLDDVIRQTDIQFDGNIQELVDSHCRMKVKLAPGEQKVLHATISCQTGEARYPVRSHSQVVQGIDDYFVRSQQTRAQIVTSNEEFNEWIQRSTADLMMLTSETEYGNYPYAGVPWFSTPFGRDGLITALQTLWMEPSLSRGVLAFVAATQATEVDSFCESEPGKIFHEVRRGEMAELGEIPFRRYYGTVDATPLFIILAAYYYRRTGELSFIEQLWPNIERGLEWIDTYGDPDGDGFLEYMRQNDKGLKQQGWKDSDDSIFHADGRDAEGPITLSEVQGYVYEAKILASELAGMLGRTGRSQELTRQAEELKKKFNERFWVERLGTFAIALDGDKRPCEVRNSNVGHLLWSGIVDSRLAPRVAATLLDERSFNGWGIRTIAKGEARYNPMSYHNGSIWPHDTAICAAGLARYGFREECLRIVGGLFDAASYLEWSRLPELFCGFDRLSGHGPTRYPVACSPQAWAAGSLFMLLQSCLGLQFSPAGPQIRVDHPSLPPFLQWVSINNLRVGDAVVDLTLRRHPRDVGLNVDHKEGEIEIVVIA; translated from the coding sequence GTGGACGACGTTATCCAGATTGACGATGAGTGGTATTACGCGGCTTCATCGCAGCGAGCCGACTCACGGAGCCAGGTCCTGAAGCATGGCGACACCTTCGTGGTGCTCGATCTTCTGGGCGACATTGCTCGTACAGGACTCGGAGAGCAGGGGCTCTATCACAACGGAACCCGCCACCTGTCGCACTGGGAGGTCCTGATTGATGACCGCCGACCGATGCTGTTGAATTCGACCATGAAGGAGGACAACAGCGTCCTCGTGGTTGAATTGACCACGCCCGATGTGCATCACGGTGAAGAGCTGGTCCTTCCCAAAGGACACCTGAGTGCATCCCGCTCGATGGTCGTCGATGGATCTTCGCTCTATGAGCACCTCCAGTTGACGAACTACTCGATGCAGGAACTCGAACTCGACATTGTCTATCAGTTTGGTGCCGACTATCGCGACATCTTCGAAGTGCGGGGCGTCAAACGAAGCAAACGCGGCGAACTCCTGCCGTGTCAGGTCGATACGAACGCGATCACCCTGAAGTACCGCGGACTTGATGACGTGATTCGGCAGACCGATATCCAGTTCGACGGGAATATCCAGGAACTCGTCGATTCTCACTGCCGTATGAAAGTGAAACTCGCGCCCGGTGAGCAGAAGGTGCTTCACGCGACCATCAGCTGTCAGACAGGAGAGGCTCGCTATCCGGTACGAAGTCACTCCCAGGTCGTGCAGGGGATCGACGACTACTTCGTCCGTTCGCAGCAGACACGAGCCCAAATCGTGACTTCCAACGAGGAGTTCAACGAATGGATTCAGCGATCGACAGCCGACCTGATGATGCTGACCAGCGAGACCGAGTACGGCAACTATCCCTACGCCGGCGTCCCCTGGTTCTCGACACCGTTCGGACGGGACGGACTCATAACGGCCCTCCAGACACTTTGGATGGAGCCTTCGCTTTCCCGCGGCGTGCTGGCATTTGTGGCGGCCACGCAAGCCACGGAAGTGGACTCGTTCTGCGAATCGGAGCCGGGAAAGATCTTTCACGAGGTCCGTCGCGGAGAAATGGCGGAGCTCGGTGAGATTCCGTTTCGTCGCTATTACGGGACCGTCGATGCGACGCCGCTATTTATCATTCTCGCCGCCTATTACTACCGGCGAACGGGCGAGCTCTCGTTCATCGAACAGCTTTGGCCGAATATCGAGAGGGGGCTGGAGTGGATCGACACTTATGGCGATCCCGATGGGGACGGCTTTCTCGAGTATATGCGGCAGAACGACAAGGGGTTGAAGCAACAGGGCTGGAAGGACTCGGACGATTCGATCTTTCACGCCGACGGACGGGACGCTGAAGGCCCCATTACGCTCAGTGAAGTGCAGGGCTACGTCTATGAAGCGAAGATTCTGGCCTCCGAACTCGCCGGGATGCTTGGACGCACCGGGCGGAGCCAGGAACTGACCCGTCAGGCCGAGGAGTTGAAGAAGAAGTTTAACGAACGCTTCTGGGTCGAGCGGCTCGGTACGTTCGCGATCGCTCTGGACGGGGACAAGCGACCGTGTGAAGTACGAAACTCAAACGTCGGTCATCTGCTGTGGAGTGGGATCGTCGATTCCCGCCTGGCTCCGCGGGTGGCCGCGACACTGCTCGATGAGCGAAGCTTTAACGGCTGGGGCATCCGCACAATTGCCAAAGGAGAAGCCCGCTACAACCCGATGTCGTACCACAACGGATCGATCTGGCCGCACGATACCGCGATTTGCGCAGCCGGACTGGCCCGATACGGCTTCCGCGAAGAATGCCTTCGCATTGTGGGCGGTTTGTTCGACGCGGCTTCGTATCTCGAGTGGAGTCGTCTCCCGGAACTCTTCTGTGGATTCGATCGTCTCAGCGGGCACGGCCCCACACGATATCCGGTCGCATGCTCGCCGCAGGCCTGGGCTGCCGGTTCGCTGTTCATGCTGCTGCAGTCCTGCCTTGGACTGCAGTTTTCTCCAGCCGGTCCACAGATTCGAGTCGACCATCCCAGTTTGCCCCCCTTTCTGCAGTGGGTTTCGATCAACAATCTGCGAGTCGGTGATGCTGTCGTTGATCTGACACTCAGGCGTCACCCGCGTGATGTCGGTTTGAATGTCGATCATAAGGAAGGTGAAATTGAAATCGTGGTGATCGCCTGA
- a CDS encoding Ldh family oxidoreductase encodes MPVFTVDQLRRLGTDVLTAAGATPGEASVVAEELASANLVGHDSHGVMRLMQYVEFIQNGHIMPGRQPEVIREGAAFLVVDAHFSFGQVAATWTLDRLRRKARDCGAADAFIRNCNHVGRLGSYTEKAADEGFAALMSVNAPGPGQVAPFGSMERRMGTNPISLAAPGNNGAIVLDMTTSATAEGKLRVAHQSGVMVPEGWIIDGAGNPSINPGDYYATPNGCILPLGGALAHKGFGLSVMVDIFSGILSGSGVGRTDLPRGANGVWMQLMDIEQIVGREDYDRWMKTYEEHIKSAKKRPEVEAILFPGEMERTMQARREESGIAIPDETWRQITELAGSLDVSLPSVS; translated from the coding sequence ATGCCGGTCTTTACAGTTGATCAACTTCGTCGTCTGGGGACGGACGTCCTTACTGCAGCCGGCGCGACCCCGGGTGAAGCGTCCGTGGTGGCCGAAGAACTCGCCTCGGCTAATCTGGTGGGGCATGACAGCCACGGCGTGATGCGATTGATGCAGTACGTCGAATTCATTCAAAACGGTCATATTATGCCGGGGCGCCAGCCCGAGGTGATTCGGGAGGGGGCGGCCTTCCTGGTCGTCGACGCACATTTCTCGTTTGGTCAGGTCGCGGCTACCTGGACATTGGATCGACTGCGACGGAAAGCCCGGGACTGCGGAGCAGCCGACGCTTTCATCCGCAATTGCAATCATGTGGGACGGCTCGGCTCTTACACCGAGAAAGCTGCCGACGAGGGCTTCGCGGCTCTGATGTCCGTCAACGCTCCCGGCCCCGGACAGGTGGCTCCGTTCGGCTCGATGGAACGCCGGATGGGGACCAACCCGATTTCCCTGGCCGCACCCGGCAACAACGGGGCCATCGTGCTCGACATGACGACCAGTGCCACTGCTGAAGGCAAACTGCGGGTCGCTCACCAGTCGGGCGTCATGGTTCCGGAAGGCTGGATCATTGACGGAGCCGGAAATCCGAGCATCAATCCGGGCGATTACTATGCGACGCCGAACGGATGCATCCTGCCGCTCGGCGGAGCGCTGGCACACAAAGGATTCGGCCTTTCTGTCATGGTCGACATCTTCAGCGGGATTCTCTCTGGAAGCGGGGTTGGCCGGACCGATCTTCCGCGGGGAGCGAACGGCGTCTGGATGCAACTGATGGACATCGAGCAGATTGTCGGCCGGGAAGACTATGACCGGTGGATGAAGACCTACGAAGAGCACATTAAATCCGCGAAAAAGCGGCCGGAAGTCGAGGCGATTCTGTTCCCGGGCGAGATGGAGCGAACCATGCAGGCTCGCCGCGAGGAATCGGGAATTGCGATTCCGGACGAAACGTGGCGACAGATCACGGAACTGGCCGGTTCGTTGGATGTCTCACTGCCCAGTGTCAGCTGA
- a CDS encoding glycosyltransferase family 4 protein, with translation MRIAQVAPLIESVPPRKYGGTERIVSYLTEALVAKGHEVTLFASGDSRTSANLCPVTAEALRLASVPRNPFIQHMIEFEEVVRRQDYFDVIHFHTDYFHFPLARHLRTPHVTTLHNRLDLPDLQDVFNEFREIPVVSISNSHRRPLPQANWVSTVYNGIPLNNHFQDHPGEYLAFLGRFTPDKGPEAAIEIALRTNMPLKMAAKIDASDQDYFDQRIRPHLQHPLIEYIGEVDEQGKYELLRDAYALLFPICWPEPFGMVMTEAMSCGTPVVAFEAGSVPEVMRNGVSGFIVHSIEEAVAAIPQISHLGRRRCRQYFEERFTAEQMAQGYLQAYRQVQQEWTRRRYSSSGDYALDDILDWRSRTNVPPDVALQ, from the coding sequence ATGAGAATCGCTCAAGTCGCTCCCCTGATCGAAAGTGTCCCGCCTCGGAAGTACGGTGGGACCGAACGGATCGTTTCCTACCTGACCGAAGCCCTCGTCGCGAAAGGGCATGAGGTCACACTGTTTGCTTCCGGAGATTCCCGGACTTCGGCAAACTTGTGTCCGGTGACGGCCGAGGCACTACGGCTGGCATCGGTCCCCAGGAATCCCTTCATTCAGCACATGATCGAGTTCGAGGAGGTCGTCCGTCGGCAGGATTACTTCGACGTGATCCACTTCCATACGGATTACTTCCATTTTCCGCTCGCGCGGCACCTGAGAACCCCTCACGTGACGACGCTTCACAACCGGCTCGATCTCCCGGATCTTCAGGACGTTTTCAATGAATTCCGCGAGATTCCGGTCGTTTCCATCTCCAATTCTCACCGGCGCCCGCTGCCCCAGGCCAACTGGGTTTCCACGGTTTATAACGGAATCCCGCTGAATAACCATTTCCAGGATCACCCCGGGGAATACCTGGCGTTTCTGGGACGATTCACCCCGGACAAGGGGCCGGAAGCGGCGATCGAGATTGCCCTGCGAACGAACATGCCGCTGAAAATGGCCGCCAAGATCGACGCGAGCGATCAGGACTATTTTGATCAGCGGATCAGGCCTCACCTGCAACATCCGCTGATCGAGTATATCGGGGAGGTCGATGAGCAGGGGAAATACGAGTTGCTTCGAGACGCCTACGCGCTGCTGTTCCCCATCTGCTGGCCCGAACCGTTCGGCATGGTAATGACCGAGGCGATGTCCTGTGGAACACCCGTCGTGGCCTTTGAAGCGGGTTCGGTCCCCGAAGTGATGCGGAACGGCGTCAGTGGGTTCATTGTGCACTCGATTGAGGAAGCGGTCGCGGCGATCCCGCAGATCTCTCATCTGGGCCGGAGACGGTGTCGACAATACTTTGAGGAACGTTTCACGGCCGAGCAGATGGCTCAGGGATATCTTCAAGCGTACCGACAGGTTCAACAGGAGTGGACGCGACGGCGGTATTCGTCCTCCGGGGATTACGCCCTGGACGACATTCTGGACTGGAGATCCCGGACCAACGTTCCGCCTGATGTGGCGCTGCAGTAA
- a CDS encoding sulfatase family protein, with protein sequence MRIRTALAVGLLLVSCVSTTRAAERPNLLVILCDDLGYGDLSSYGAPDLESPRIDQLISEGMKFTNFYANCPVCSPTRAALLTGQYQDRVGVQGVIRTHSDNNWGYLAPEARTIADVLKGAGYHTAIVGKWHLGYEEPNRPNDRGFDHFHGFLGDMMDDYYHHRRHDINYMRLNEETITPEGHATDLFTDWSCDYLEERAEHPDKPFFLYLAYNAPHTPIQPPEDWLKKVREREPEMTETRAKLVALIEHLDHGIGRVMDCLDKTGLKDNTLVVFTSDNGGQLNVGANNGPLRDGKQSVYEGGLKVPGAVVWPGKIQPGSTTDSRVLSMDLFPTLLATANVDVPAGLDSRSFLPTLRGESQPELRNHWFFRRREGGQRYGGKTIEAVIRGEWKLLQNSPFEPLELYNLKQDPQEQNNLATKAPRIFNELSAALRRQIQYYGEVPWQKPDSIEPVE encoded by the coding sequence ATGAGGATTCGGACCGCGCTCGCCGTTGGACTTCTGCTCGTCTCGTGTGTGAGCACGACGCGAGCGGCGGAACGCCCCAATCTGCTGGTTATCCTCTGCGATGATCTCGGCTACGGAGATCTCTCCAGTTACGGAGCGCCAGACCTTGAGTCACCGCGAATCGACCAGCTGATTTCGGAAGGAATGAAGTTCACGAACTTCTATGCGAACTGCCCGGTCTGTTCGCCCACCCGAGCCGCTCTCCTTACCGGCCAGTATCAGGATCGCGTCGGAGTGCAGGGCGTCATTCGTACTCATAGCGACAACAACTGGGGCTACCTAGCTCCCGAAGCCCGAACGATCGCCGATGTCCTGAAAGGGGCCGGCTACCATACCGCCATCGTCGGCAAGTGGCATCTGGGTTATGAAGAGCCGAACCGCCCCAACGATCGCGGTTTCGACCATTTTCACGGCTTCCTCGGCGACATGATGGACGACTACTACCATCACCGGCGTCATGACATCAATTACATGCGGCTCAACGAGGAGACGATCACTCCCGAAGGACACGCCACCGATTTGTTCACGGACTGGTCCTGCGACTATCTCGAAGAACGAGCCGAACACCCCGATAAGCCGTTCTTTCTGTATCTGGCCTACAATGCTCCTCATACGCCGATTCAACCGCCGGAAGACTGGCTGAAGAAGGTTCGCGAACGCGAGCCGGAGATGACCGAGACACGAGCCAAACTCGTGGCGCTCATCGAGCACCTCGACCACGGAATTGGCCGGGTTATGGACTGTCTCGACAAAACGGGGCTTAAGGACAACACCTTGGTCGTCTTTACGTCCGACAACGGCGGACAGCTCAACGTCGGAGCGAACAATGGCCCGCTTCGGGATGGTAAACAAAGCGTTTACGAGGGGGGGTTGAAAGTCCCTGGCGCGGTCGTCTGGCCGGGGAAAATTCAGCCAGGCTCGACCACCGATTCCCGAGTGCTCTCAATGGATCTCTTCCCAACTCTTTTAGCCACGGCGAACGTCGACGTTCCAGCGGGACTCGACTCCCGCTCCTTCCTGCCGACTCTGCGGGGAGAGTCTCAGCCAGAACTGCGGAATCACTGGTTCTTCCGCCGCAGGGAAGGGGGGCAACGATATGGTGGCAAGACCATCGAGGCCGTCATTCGTGGCGAATGGAAACTGCTCCAGAACAGCCCGTTTGAACCACTCGAACTTTATAACCTGAAGCAGGATCCGCAGGAGCAGAACAATCTCGCGACAAAGGCCCCGCGGATCTTCAACGAGCTCTCGGCTGCACTTCGCCGACAGATTCAGTACTACGGCGAAGTCCCCTGGCAGAAACCAGATTCGATTGAACCGGTCGAATAA
- a CDS encoding sialate O-acetylesterase: MKYILAVALIFSWAAPAFADEPAPLQLPVKENFHLFLLIGQSNMAGRGKVEPTDQEPHPRVLAFTKDNEWDFARDPLHFDKSAAGVGLGRTFGIKLAEAQPEIVIGLIPCAVGGSSITAWEPGGYHDQTKSHPYDDMLKRCQIALKAGTLKGILWHQGEADSNAERAPDYEQKLAALIKRLRKEFEAENVPFLIGQLGQFEERPWSQYKLHVDNVHQKLAREQSRTFFISSDGLEHKGDEVHFDAASYREFGRRYAEQYLKITAEK, encoded by the coding sequence ATGAAATACATCCTCGCCGTTGCACTGATCTTCTCCTGGGCCGCTCCCGCCTTCGCCGATGAGCCGGCCCCGCTTCAACTTCCCGTAAAAGAGAACTTCCACCTCTTTCTACTGATCGGTCAGTCGAACATGGCCGGCCGAGGCAAGGTCGAACCGACCGATCAGGAACCGCATCCTCGCGTGCTCGCTTTCACGAAGGACAACGAATGGGATTTCGCTCGCGATCCACTGCACTTCGACAAGTCGGCCGCTGGTGTCGGACTGGGACGAACATTCGGCATCAAACTGGCTGAGGCTCAACCTGAGATCGTTATTGGCTTGATTCCCTGTGCCGTCGGCGGATCATCGATCACCGCCTGGGAGCCGGGTGGCTACCACGATCAGACCAAGTCCCACCCATACGACGACATGCTGAAGCGATGCCAGATCGCGCTGAAAGCGGGCACACTGAAAGGCATCCTCTGGCATCAGGGAGAGGCGGATTCAAATGCTGAACGCGCTCCTGATTACGAACAGAAGCTCGCCGCGCTGATTAAGCGGCTTCGTAAAGAATTCGAAGCTGAGAATGTTCCGTTTCTCATCGGTCAGCTCGGCCAGTTCGAAGAACGCCCCTGGTCCCAGTACAAACTGCACGTCGACAACGTGCATCAGAAACTCGCCCGCGAACAGTCGCGGACATTCTTCATTTCTTCGGACGGCCTGGAGCACAAAGGCGACGAAGTTCACTTCGATGCCGCCTCATACCGGGAGTTCGGCCGCCGCTACGCGGAACAGTACCTGAAGATCACGGCTGAGAAATAG